The following are encoded in a window of Congzhengia minquanensis genomic DNA:
- the ytaF gene encoding sporulation membrane protein YtaF: protein MHIFFSGFEAVVLALVLSLDAFVVSFAYGADKIKIPAVSVLIINVLCSFILGVSMLAGEFFKQLIPQWLEIAISFTILFLLGLATLFDSVTKAMIRKHNSIKKQIHFNMFQFRCVLSIYADPDKADSDRSKTISPGEAASLAAALSLDGAAVGFGAALGSISPWAVVACSLVTNALAVMLGWFFGNKAAQKIPFNLSWVSGAILIMLAISKLF from the coding sequence GTGCATATATTTTTTTCAGGTTTTGAAGCGGTTGTTTTGGCTTTGGTTCTGTCGTTAGATGCGTTTGTTGTCAGCTTTGCATATGGTGCGGACAAAATTAAAATTCCCGCGGTGTCCGTGTTGATTATTAATGTTCTATGCAGCTTTATTTTGGGCGTATCCATGCTGGCGGGGGAATTTTTTAAACAGCTCATTCCGCAGTGGCTGGAAATTGCCATTTCCTTCACCATTTTATTTCTTTTGGGGCTTGCCACGCTTTTTGACAGTGTTACAAAAGCTATGATACGAAAGCACAATTCCATAAAAAAGCAAATTCATTTTAACATGTTTCAGTTCCGGTGCGTTTTAAGCATTTATGCCGATCCAGACAAGGCAGACAGCGACAGGTCGAAAACCATTTCGCCGGGAGAAGCGGCCTCGCTGGCCGCGGCGCTGTCATTAGACGGGGCGGCGGTGGGCTTTGGCGCGGCCTTAGGCAGCATAAGCCCCTGGGCGGTGGTTGCCTGCTCGCTGGTTACCAACGCGCTGGCAGTTATGCTTGGCTGGTTTTTTGGAAACAAAGCGGCCCAGAAAATACCCTTTAACCTGTCCTGGGTCAGCGGCGCCATTTTAATTATGCTGGCAATTTCGAAACTGTTTTAA
- a CDS encoding response regulator transcription factor, protein MIKILVVEDEQPISNLIKLSLKKAGYFCDCVFDGEAAADKIDETAYDLVLLDVMLPKADGFELLEYIRPLGIPVIFITAKSAVEDRVKGLRMGAEDYIVKPFEVLELLARIDVVLRRYQKTDDTISILGLTVDMRSMSVRRGNTEIPLTRKEYDLLLLFIRNPNTALYRETIYERVWGGEFEFGSKTVDLHVQRLRKKASLQKELKAVNKVGYRLEVPK, encoded by the coding sequence TTGATTAAAATTCTGGTCGTCGAAGACGAACAGCCAATTTCCAATTTAATTAAGCTCAGCTTGAAAAAGGCGGGATATTTCTGCGACTGTGTGTTCGACGGGGAGGCTGCCGCCGATAAAATTGACGAAACCGCCTATGACCTTGTTTTGTTAGACGTTATGCTGCCCAAAGCAGACGGCTTTGAGCTATTAGAATATATCCGCCCCTTAGGAATTCCGGTAATATTCATCACCGCAAAAAGCGCGGTGGAAGACCGGGTGAAGGGCCTGCGCATGGGCGCGGAGGACTACATTGTAAAACCCTTTGAGGTGTTAGAGCTTTTAGCCCGGATTGATGTTGTGCTCCGCCGTTACCAAAAAACCGACGACACCATATCTATTTTAGGTCTCACCGTAGATATGCGCTCCATGAGCGTTCGCCGGGGGAACACCGAAATTCCGCTGACCAGAAAAGAATATGACCTTTTGCTGCTGTTCATCCGCAACCCAAACACAGCCCTTTACCGGGAAACCATTTATGAGCGGGTGTGGGGCGGCGAGTTTGAATTTGGCAGCAAAACCGTTGACCTGCATGTGCAGCGGCTGCGAAAAAAGGCCAGTCTGCAAAAGGAACTGAAGGCCGTGAACAAAGTGGGCTACAGACTTGAGGTACCAAAATGA